One genomic window of Pseudomonas chlororaphis subsp. piscium includes the following:
- a CDS encoding fimbrial protein gives MKKSLTAVALLTGCAFAGMANAADGTINFIGNITDAACTVTANTANQTVTLGTVQSSALNSVGATAAPTRFNIVLTSCPANVNNATIKFDGPANPANSSLLALTNTAGVATGVGIGLYEQDAVTQIPVGGTSASQALSTTADTTFNFIAKYVATNATVVAGSANAVSDFTVTYN, from the coding sequence ATGAAGAAAAGTTTGACCGCTGTAGCGCTGCTGACTGGTTGTGCATTTGCAGGCATGGCCAACGCCGCTGACGGCACCATCAACTTCATCGGCAACATTACTGACGCAGCTTGCACCGTTACTGCAAACACCGCCAACCAGACCGTCACCTTGGGTACTGTCCAATCCTCGGCCCTGAATAGTGTAGGCGCTACCGCTGCTCCGACGCGCTTCAACATTGTGCTGACCTCTTGCCCGGCAAACGTCAACAACGCCACCATCAAGTTCGACGGCCCGGCCAACCCTGCGAACAGCAGCCTGCTGGCACTGACCAACACCGCGGGCGTAGCGACCGGTGTCGGCATCGGTCTGTATGAGCAGGACGCCGTTACTCAGATCCCGGTCGGTGGCACGTCGGCCAGCCAGGCACTGTCGACCACTGCTGACACCACCTTCAACTTCATTGCCAAGTACGTTGCCACTAACGCGACTGTCGTAGCCGGTTCCGCGAACGCCGTCAGCGATTTCACCGTTACTTACAACTAA
- a CDS encoding response regulator transcription factor, translating to MYKAIIADDHPLIRLTLRNILCERGFDIVAEAENGAEALQLARLHVPTIMVLDISMPKMGGLEVITRIGMMDLPIKILVFTSQAAEIYSLRCMKAGAAGFVSKTSHLDELVRAISAVMDGYSFFPNLSASSVRSSDIHVSDADLIKSLSDRELSIIQMLASGLGNKEIGTALLISNKTVSAYKVKLIEKLKVKSVIYLADFAKRNNLI from the coding sequence ATGTATAAGGCAATTATAGCGGACGATCACCCGCTGATCAGGCTGACACTCAGGAACATCTTGTGCGAAAGGGGATTCGACATAGTCGCGGAAGCGGAGAACGGTGCCGAAGCCTTGCAACTGGCCCGTTTGCATGTGCCGACCATCATGGTGCTCGATATTTCCATGCCCAAGATGGGTGGGCTTGAAGTCATCACGCGCATCGGAATGATGGACCTTCCCATCAAGATCCTGGTCTTTACCTCGCAGGCCGCGGAGATATATTCCCTGCGCTGCATGAAGGCGGGAGCCGCTGGTTTCGTATCAAAAACCAGCCATCTGGATGAGTTGGTCAGAGCCATCAGTGCTGTCATGGACGGCTATAGCTTCTTCCCCAACCTGTCTGCCAGTTCGGTGCGCAGCAGTGATATTCATGTATCGGATGCTGATCTGATCAAAAGCCTGTCGGACCGCGAGCTGAGCATAATACAGATGCTTGCGAGTGGCCTGGGAAACAAGGAAATAGGAACGGCCCTGCTGATCAGCAATAAGACGGTCAGCGCCTACAAGGTCAAGCTTATAGAAAAGCTCAAGGTCAAATCAGTTATTTATCTGGCTGACTTTGCCAAGCGCAACAATCTGATATAG
- a CDS encoding ATP-binding protein codes for MSYFMCLLIVFILLSVTLNIVQYRLSRHAQNVRANEYRLLESRYELTRKMLDGTPHPLYIRDRMGRMVACNSSYQSMIGLSEGELIGTSALDEPFADRNEAENYHRYCLALMGKGEAHLHDRDLTMTDGRTLKIYHWALPYRGSDGEVSGMVAGWIDVSARQQLLHELSEAKNAADAANRAKTTFLAAMSHEIRTPLNAVIGMLELAMKKAEQGVTDRFAIEVASGTAKDLLGLIGDILDISRIESGKLSLAPERANLLKIVESVTRVFEGVAKQKHLSLALELDVCSDCDVWIDPLRFKQILSNLLSNAIKFTEEGSVWVKMRAEPASDGKSMQMTLRVEDSGIGISGQDQQILFNPFAQAGNNPQSSYSGSGLGLMISRSLCEMMGGTLTLSSAFGEGTQVVVALHLPVLQPLVEQAVVEELPVDTRERSLRVLVVDDYPANRLLLCQQLGYLGYQVEDAVDGAHGLRAWRNRHFDVVITDCHMPIMNGYNLAQAIRKEEYARGLEPCLILGLTANAQPEEKLRCLAVGMDECLFKPIGLKALEAWLSTVPEVMTPARAELEALQDGIEEIDLTNLEQLTRGDKEAMRKLLQELDNNNEEDMTRLQKLFAQHDVQGLSNLAHRIKGGARIIGYSALIQSCEEVETACGEQEHSALTEAINSLYQCMERLSFYLRTQYHHQRWA; via the coding sequence ATGAGTTACTTCATGTGCTTGCTTATTGTTTTTATCTTGCTTTCGGTAACCCTGAATATTGTTCAGTACCGTCTTTCACGCCATGCACAGAATGTACGCGCAAATGAATACCGCTTGCTTGAAAGCCGCTACGAACTGACTCGCAAGATGCTGGATGGAACACCTCACCCTCTCTACATCCGTGATCGCATGGGGCGAATGGTCGCCTGCAATAGTAGTTACCAGAGCATGATCGGTCTTAGCGAAGGGGAACTCATTGGTACCTCGGCACTTGATGAACCCTTTGCCGACAGGAACGAGGCGGAAAACTACCACAGGTATTGCCTGGCGCTGATGGGCAAGGGAGAAGCCCATCTACATGATCGAGACCTGACCATGACAGATGGGCGAACCTTGAAAATCTACCATTGGGCATTGCCGTATCGAGGGTCCGATGGTGAGGTTAGCGGGATGGTCGCCGGCTGGATCGATGTCAGCGCACGCCAGCAACTGCTGCATGAGTTGAGTGAAGCCAAGAATGCCGCCGATGCGGCCAACCGGGCAAAAACCACCTTTCTGGCTGCCATGAGTCATGAGATTCGCACGCCGCTGAATGCCGTTATCGGCATGCTCGAACTGGCCATGAAGAAAGCCGAACAGGGGGTGACCGACCGCTTCGCGATCGAGGTCGCGTCTGGTACCGCGAAGGACCTGCTCGGCCTGATAGGAGATATCCTTGATATCTCCCGCATCGAGTCCGGAAAGCTTTCGCTGGCACCGGAGCGAGCCAACCTGCTGAAAATCGTGGAGTCGGTAACCCGGGTATTCGAGGGCGTTGCCAAGCAGAAACATTTGTCCTTGGCCCTGGAACTGGATGTCTGTTCGGATTGCGACGTATGGATAGACCCTTTGCGGTTCAAGCAGATCCTTTCCAATCTGTTGAGCAACGCGATCAAGTTCACAGAAGAGGGGAGTGTCTGGGTGAAGATGCGTGCCGAGCCGGCTTCGGATGGCAAGTCTATGCAGATGACCCTCAGGGTCGAGGACAGCGGAATCGGCATCTCTGGGCAGGACCAACAAATCCTGTTCAACCCTTTTGCCCAGGCCGGCAACAATCCGCAGTCATCCTACAGTGGATCGGGATTGGGCCTGATGATCAGCCGCTCGCTATGCGAAATGATGGGGGGAACCCTGACCCTTTCCAGTGCCTTTGGCGAAGGCACGCAAGTTGTGGTCGCTCTGCACTTGCCTGTTCTCCAGCCACTGGTTGAACAGGCGGTGGTCGAGGAGTTGCCCGTGGATACCAGGGAGCGGAGCCTGCGCGTGCTGGTGGTGGATGACTACCCCGCCAACCGCCTTCTGCTGTGCCAGCAGCTGGGCTACCTGGGGTATCAGGTCGAAGATGCCGTGGACGGCGCCCACGGCCTGCGAGCATGGCGCAATCGTCATTTCGATGTGGTCATCACCGACTGCCATATGCCGATCATGAATGGCTATAACCTGGCGCAGGCAATCCGCAAAGAGGAGTATGCCCGTGGGCTGGAGCCCTGCCTGATCCTGGGGCTCACCGCCAATGCGCAACCTGAAGAAAAGCTGCGTTGCCTGGCGGTCGGCATGGATGAGTGCCTGTTCAAGCCGATCGGCCTGAAGGCGCTGGAGGCCTGGCTTAGCACTGTGCCCGAGGTGATGACTCCCGCCAGGGCCGAGCTTGAGGCTCTGCAGGATGGCATCGAGGAGATCGACCTCACCAATCTTGAGCAACTGACCCGTGGCGACAAGGAGGCAATGAGAAAGCTCCTGCAGGAGCTGGACAATAACAATGAAGAGGACATGACGCGCCTACAGAAGTTGTTCGCCCAACATGATGTGCAAGGGCTCTCGAATCTCGCCCATCGAATCAAAGGGGGCGCCAGGATCATTGGCTATTCAGCCTTGATTCAGTCCTGCGAAGAGGTCGAGACAGCCTGTGGCGAACAGGAACATTCCGCTCTCACAGAAGCGATCAACAGTCTCTATCAGTGCATGGAGCGGCTGTCTTTCTACCTCAGGACTCAGTATCACCATCAACGATGGGCGTGA
- a CDS encoding P1 family peptidase — MRARQLGITVGVGTTGEFNAITDVPGVRVGHSTLISDATDGKQIRTGVTVVQPRAGEARLDPCFAGLHVLNGNGDATGLEWIREAGLLSTPIAITNTHSVGVVRDALIAAERDALADPSEYWCMPVVLETYDGLLNDIWGQHVNPKHVRDALASSKSGPVAEGAVGGGTGMICHEFKGGIGTASRKLSTEQGGWTIGALVQANHGQRQELRVDGYPVGRVLGDIPSPFADRGEPGMGSIVVIIATDAPLLPHQCQRLAQRASIGIARTGGGTEDASGDLFVAFSCADQKLPPAAYGRKGVPFAMPVEMLSNDHITPLFMAAAEAVEEAIINALLAGVDMQNAEGVLVPGLGGERLLHALREVGWRG, encoded by the coding sequence ATGCGTGCTCGTCAACTCGGTATCACTGTCGGTGTCGGTACCACCGGCGAATTTAATGCTATTACCGATGTCCCCGGTGTTCGCGTCGGCCACAGTACCCTGATTTCCGATGCCACCGACGGCAAGCAGATCCGTACAGGCGTGACGGTGGTGCAACCGCGCGCCGGTGAGGCGCGTCTCGATCCTTGTTTCGCGGGCCTGCATGTGCTCAACGGCAACGGAGACGCGACGGGTCTGGAATGGATTCGCGAGGCTGGCTTGTTGAGCACCCCCATCGCTATCACCAATACCCACAGTGTGGGTGTCGTGCGTGATGCGCTGATCGCCGCGGAGCGTGATGCGCTGGCTGATCCCTCGGAGTACTGGTGTATGCCGGTGGTTCTGGAAACTTACGATGGGTTGCTCAACGATATCTGGGGGCAGCATGTCAATCCCAAGCATGTGCGCGATGCGCTGGCCAGTTCGAAATCCGGTCCTGTGGCCGAAGGCGCAGTGGGCGGGGGGACGGGGATGATCTGCCATGAGTTCAAAGGCGGTATTGGCACCGCCTCACGCAAACTCTCGACGGAGCAAGGAGGCTGGACGATAGGCGCGCTGGTGCAGGCCAACCATGGCCAGCGTCAAGAGTTGCGCGTCGACGGCTACCCGGTGGGTCGAGTACTGGGCGATATTCCGTCACCATTTGCTGATCGTGGCGAGCCAGGAATGGGCTCTATCGTGGTGATCATTGCTACGGATGCGCCTTTGCTGCCGCACCAGTGCCAGCGCCTGGCACAGCGCGCATCCATCGGCATTGCGCGTACCGGCGGCGGTACCGAAGATGCCAGCGGCGATCTCTTTGTCGCCTTCTCCTGTGCGGACCAGAAGCTGCCGCCGGCCGCCTACGGACGTAAAGGCGTGCCTTTTGCCATGCCGGTTGAGATGCTCAGTAACGACCACATTACCCCGCTGTTCATGGCGGCGGCCGAAGCCGTGGAAGAGGCCATCATCAACGCCTTGCTGGCCGGGGTCGATATGCAGAATGCCGAAGGTGTGCTGGTGCCCGGCCTGGGCGGTGAACGTCTGCTGCATGCACTGCGCGAGGTTGGCTGGCGCGGCTAA
- a CDS encoding EAL domain-containing protein, with translation MDQIIQAGDVGVIICSLDHKGLEGLDFLGRAGEKQRARAVVLCGECSADLHRALECLGSLSGLPILGILSAPFELRSLYDLLLRYEPGGAIGQSHAAPQAVLSMLPNEVEIRRSLALGHFRGWYQPKFLLADASLAGVEVLARWEHPRKGVLLPKDFLAAMVAYDLIDEMFKQLLDQGLMLLQTLNQPTQLGLAFNLHISQLIKRELVEHIKTSLKRYGFAGSILTFELAENCLSDLCPATREHLSELHKMGCNLSVDNFGSGFFSLSLLSQLPLSQIKLDASIIEGIKDTHDHSLISSAQALAHALGKSLVIEGISNRSMLERLINMGCTFGQGYYLARPMTGLDFQSWLSQENFENHLKRNR, from the coding sequence ATGGACCAGATAATCCAGGCAGGCGATGTCGGGGTCATTATTTGCAGCCTGGATCACAAAGGGCTCGAGGGTCTGGATTTTCTTGGCCGGGCTGGAGAAAAGCAGCGGGCACGGGCGGTGGTGTTGTGCGGCGAATGCAGTGCGGATTTGCACAGGGCGCTGGAGTGTCTGGGAAGCCTTTCGGGGCTGCCGATATTGGGAATTCTGTCTGCGCCTTTTGAGCTCCGGTCACTCTATGACCTGTTGCTGCGCTATGAGCCAGGAGGAGCGATCGGTCAGTCTCATGCTGCGCCTCAAGCCGTGCTTTCAATGCTGCCCAACGAAGTGGAAATACGCCGCAGCCTGGCCTTGGGGCATTTCCGTGGCTGGTATCAACCTAAATTCCTGCTGGCCGACGCCAGCCTGGCAGGTGTCGAAGTGCTGGCGCGCTGGGAGCATCCGCGCAAAGGCGTGCTGCTGCCCAAAGACTTCCTGGCAGCCATGGTTGCCTATGACCTGATTGATGAGATGTTCAAGCAGTTACTGGACCAGGGGCTGATGTTGCTGCAGACACTCAATCAACCTACGCAACTGGGGCTGGCCTTCAATCTGCATATTTCCCAACTGATCAAGCGTGAACTGGTAGAGCATATAAAAACCTCTCTCAAGCGCTATGGGTTCGCTGGAAGCATCTTGACCTTCGAACTGGCGGAAAATTGTCTTTCCGACCTGTGCCCAGCAACAAGAGAGCATCTTTCTGAGTTGCACAAGATGGGCTGCAATCTGTCGGTCGACAACTTCGGCAGCGGCTTTTTTTCCCTTTCCTTGTTGAGCCAGCTGCCGCTCAGCCAGATAAAGCTCGACGCAAGTATTATCGAAGGAATAAAGGACACCCATGATCATTCACTGATTTCCAGTGCCCAGGCGCTTGCCCATGCCTTGGGCAAAAGTCTGGTCATCGAGGGCATCAGTAATCGGAGCATGTTGGAACGCTTGATCAATATGGGGTGTACTTTCGGGCAAGGCTATTATCTGGCCAGGCCGATGACCGGGCTGGATTTTCAGAGTTGGTTGAGCCAGGAAAATTTTGAAAATCATCTGAAAAGAAATCGCTGA